The sequence aagggcaatgccaaaaatgttcagactactgcacaattttgcactcatctcacatgctagcaagctTGTGCTCcatatccttcaagctaggcttcaacagtacatgaaccaagaatttcctgatgtacaagctggatttcaaaaaggcagagatcaaattgccaacatccattggatcatagaaaaagcaagagaatttcagaaaaacatctgcttcattgattaaactaaagcctttgactgtgtggatcacagcaaactgtggagaattcttaaaaagatgggaatatcagaccaccttacctgcctcctgagaaacctgtatgcaggtcaagaagtagcagttagaaccggacatgtaacaacaaactggttcaaaattgggaaacgaCTACGTCaaagctgtttattgtcaccctgcttatttaacttatatgcagagtacatcatgtgaaatgccaggctggatgaatctcgTGCTATAATCAGCAGGGATGGAAGAGAGGAGATCCTTGCGAGAGGCATCCTTTTAAGAGCTTCAGAATAATTAAATTCGAGGAGCAAATAAAAGACAGGAGAGATCACTGAGgtttcagaagcatgaagaggagaTGCTGCTTCTAGGGAAAGAGGATGGATTAGTTTGGGACATgccaaaaaaaacccaccaccCCCAAATATTGCCTAAATATTGACTCCCTattctcttcctccttcactgATCCTGCACCTTTTAATCTGCCCTGGGGGAAAAGCATTTATGCCACAATGCAACTCATGTCCCTGACCAGCATGGACCAGGCACAGGACCAGGCTCCTGTTGTCCAGGATCCCCGTCTAGTGGGGAGGTTGGAGTGAGCGCTTTGGCAGAACCGAGGGCTGGGGAGGTGCTCAGTGTGGGCGCAGGGTACGGACCTCTCACAGACAGGGCTTCCAAGACCATGGCAGTAGAGACCCAGGACAAGCACCGAAATGCGCCCTCCATCCTACCATGTCATCTCAGGGTGATGCCAGTGAAGTCACATAGGACCTGATGTCACTTTGGCATCACAGCACTCCAGAAGCCTATCATAGGGAGCATTCTCTAGCCACCAAGGCCTGGGTCATGGGAGGctcggggtccacggagacagAAGTGATCAGGAGGGGTCTCTGAAGTCTAACATGGGTCAGCGTTTCCACTGCTGGAGGAAATCCCTCTTCTAGTGCTCTCCTCTGTAtagatgtgggggtgggggctgcctcTGGGTGCCTCACTCTGTCACAGGAGATCACTCAGGCCACCTTGGACTCAAGGGCCAGGCAAGGGGGCAGGCGGCAGCAGGTAGGCATCGAGCCCAAAGGCCGCAGTCTAATGGCCTCTCTCTCTGTGCTCTCCCCTCCAGCCTCAAACCTTCCTCCGGACAGGCAGGATGCCCGGCAGCCGAGGAGCAGGAACCCTTCCAGCTGGTCGGTGGAGGATGTGGTCTGGTTCCTGAAGGACGCAGACCCGCAGGCCCTGGGGCCCCATGTGGAGCTCTTTCGGAAGCATGTATGCACCGTGGGGgccttgggggtggggagcgTCTGCACTACACCTTGGGGGTGCCACTCGAGGGAGGCCAGAGGGGACCACAGGTTTCTCAGAGCAGAACAGCCACTTAGTCTTACTCTGAAAGCACGTTTGTCCCATCTGTGCCCTCACTTGGCCTTTGTCAGGAGTCCTGTTTTCTCGGCCGTCTATTTGTCTGTGCATTCAGCAAACATTGGTAACACACCTACAACGTGCCAGCAAACTAACAGTGCCTATTCTTAAGCtgctttgaggattaaatgaaaaaatgcacATAAAGCGTGTAGCACAATGCCTGGCTTGAAGATGGCCTTTGGTTAGCAGGTATTTGTATCGgagattctaaaatatataaagatggtAAATTTTTTTCAGTGGTAATAATTAGTATTTTATCTGCTAAGCCTACTGTGTCATGGTTACAATTGTTGCCGTAACCAGTTACCACAAATGTAGTAActtaaaaccacagaaatttataATCTTACAATTCAGTGGGTCAGAAGTCTGACAGGGGTCTCTCTAAGAGAAGACCATGGTGTTGGTGGGGCTGATATCTTTCTGGAAGCTTTAGGGAGAattcatttccttgccttttcagcATCGAGATCCACCTTCATTCTTGGCTCCTACCTCCCCGTCTTCATCCTTGGAGCCAACAACACCAAGCTAAGTCCTTCTCAAGCTGCCAGCTCTTTGGTTCTTTCTTCTGATTTCCTCCTCCACTTCTGAGGACCGTGTGATTGCattgtctccctccctccctgataATCCAGGACATTCTTCCTATTTTAAATGTAGCTGGTTAAGCAGCTTAATTCCATCTGCAGCCTTAATTACCCTTTGCCAGTTAACCTACCATATTCACAGCTTCCAGGGACTAGGACGTAGACCTCTCATGTGAAGGAGAGGAAGCATTCTACCAgccttaccattttttttttctccttctcttttatttGAAATGAAGATCACAAAAATCATACACTCAGACCTGGAGAGGATCGTCATCTAACCCAACACTCATATTTTATTAGGGATATATTTGACCTCAGCTAACAGTGGGGTGTTGAGAGGAAGGACCACAGAGGGATGATGTTTAGACAGATCTGAGGGAGGACTCTGGTTCCCTTCCAGCATGACAGGAGTCAGCAGAAGTCTAGGCAGTGGGTAAAGAGAGAACATTAGGCAATGAGGCCCCTGGGAGGGTTCACAGATGAGCTTTGCCATGCTACCAAGGACAGTGTGAGTGACACAGAGTAGGTGCTTCTCTGGCTGAATGGCTGGTTGGTTAGAGGAACGGAAGGGGCTGATAACACTTGAAGTTATGTGAGTCCTGTGCTGTGCCTCTTCTTCCCAGCTGAGCACCTAAAATCTCCACCCTTTTTCTCTAGTGTTCTGAAAGTAGCACTATAGATGAAGGAGGAAGCCCAGCCGTACTAAGTTTGTAAATTCAACATGCAATCTGGATGGGTTACCATTTTCAGAGATGAATGGGAGCGATTTCAGGACCTCAAAGGATTGGCTTCCCCTTAGTATGTGTTTGTGCTAAACCCTTGGATGAAGCAGGTGCATTCTTTAGTTGTGTGCCACCTAGTATTATTGACAGGGTCAAAAAGCACCTGAAATCCCTTTTAGACTGTCATTAGCAATTTGATAACCAGCTGAAAGCTGGTGGGCTTACCAAAAAAGAAACCAGCGATTAGGATGATGAATGGAAGTCAGGCCCTTATACCAGCACCTGGAATGGGAAGGGAACCACTAGTTTCAGGGTCTCATGAGATGATACTTTGTCTTAGTCAGtccaggctgctgtaacaaagtaccatagactgagtggcttatgaACAATGGCCATTcatttctcagttctggaggctggaagtcccagGTCGGGTTGCCATCAAGGTCGGCTTTCAGTGAGAGCCCCCTTTCAGGTTTTGGACTGCTGTCTTCTCATTTCAcgaggacactaatcccattcaagaaggctccaccctcatggcCTATGTACTTCTCAAACTcacacctccaaataccatcgcttgagggttaggatttcaacatatggatttggggAGCAGGTGGGGAGGACACATTCAGTCCACTGAAGCTTTCTTGCTTCTTCAGCCCTAGATTGGATAAAGTGGTAAACATATACATAATATTGGGAATATGGCTGGGATTAGGTTAAATTCCTTCTATCAGGAGAGAGCAGTAATATGAAAGATCCACGGTATCAGATGACCCCAGGGAGAATGTGGGATGAGGAGCACATAGCATTTGTgggctttcatttattttttcaagataCTGCCATGGGACTAGGAGAATATACATCTAAGTAAATCCATATTCCCTTACCTTATTTCCTGAGCATACTCTTAACCGTGGCCACTGTTTGATTACTTTGACCACCtcctgggttttctcttttctcatcctGTTCCACCAGGAGATTGATGGCAATGCCCTCTTATTGCTGAAGAGTGACATGATCATGAAATACTTGGGCCTGAAGCTGGGGCCTGCACTGAAACTCTGCTACCATATTGATAAACTGAAGAAAGACAAGTTCTGAAGGTGTTTAAAAGATACAAGCAAAGTCCAGACAGCAGAATCTCCAGACCATCTGccttaccaccatcaccaccatcacaagGACTCCCTTCTGAAAAAGAACTGTCACAAAgacttggtcttttttttttttttttcaataaaacttgTAGGTcttgaccttttaaaaaattcaacatgGCCCTTTTGAAAGTTTCCTCTGTTTTAATGATTTGccaaaaaattaacaacaaaaaatgccCATTATTTTTAACATTCCTAGTTGGTTAGTTCCTCTTAGGGTAGGTCCTGTTTTTATAATGAGAGTTTGGGGAACTGAAGGCTGTCACCCAAGGAGGACCTTGGAGATTTCCAAGCATGTGGGAAGAACCTTTGTCTCTGCAGGCTCTGTGGGGATGCCCACCACAGCAGCCCCCCATCTTTAACTCTGACCCGGAGACCTATCATTGTGAACCTTGCTTGATTCAGCTCTGGAAGCTGTCTTCTGAGGATAAATGCCTCACCTTGCACTATCCGGAAAACTTGAATTCTTTTGCTCtctgaaagagaagaagaaaaagaatctttTCTATCAATACCTAGTTATCTGAAGTACTGTGTTGCCCCACTAGGGGGCAGACTGCCAATGTAATTTCAGGACCCTCACTGCAGCAGCCTGATATTCAGTACCCAGTGGATGAATTAGGGTTTCTGGGAACAAGATCTAGcctacacagacacagagaatttaTTCCACAGTCAGCACCACAGATTGCAATGTGGGAAGAAACCGTCTTCTAGAAGGTTCTTGTTCATAACCAGTCATTATCAACTGCCTGAGATGCACAAGCAGCAAAGGCAAAAATTTGGAAGCACGCTCTTCCCAGATGGGGCTTTGGAGTCCCTTCCCTTCCAGAGTCCTTACTGAGGTGTCGATGTATTGGCGCGCCAGAGACTCTTAGTGACATTTAACCACAGcgtttttttcaaaaagaaaaaagatgcctCAACTAAGCTTTGAAATCAGAAGGTGTTGATTTCTAGTCACACTGTGGGATTATATAGCTGTATCTGTggctaattttaataataatagcatGTACACAGACATGCTATTATTGGGTTTAATTCAATTTACAAATCGGTTTTCCTTTCTCACTCtggaataatagaaaaaaaattgatttctacCCCTTTGCAGCTGTGTCCAGGGAAGGGCAATGAACCCACAGTTTACTAGGCAGAAGGGCAGCCGCATCTCCATTCttcttatcttttcctttctctcttttcctgtctccttTTTACTTCCTCTCTCACTGAATAGGGAACATATCTTCAAAATGAATTCGCCTTTGCCATGGGCGTATCctcttctgtaaaaaaaaaaaggaaagaaagaaaaaaaatccatattgtTGGACGTGAGGAGATGAATGCTAGACTTTGTGTTCCCTGGGAGGGGGAGGATCAACGATAACTCCAGACCTCCCTTGGCCCAATGCAGAGCAGAAAGGGCACACCATCTTCAGGATGCAGCCTGGACAGGTGTCTCACTGGTGAGCAGAGCAGGAGGTTAAGTGCAGCCTCTCACCCCtctgttaggacttccctggtggctcagtggtaaagaacccacctgccaatgcaggagatgcaggttcaatccctgggtcggaagatcctctagagaaggaaatggcaacccactgcagtattcttgtctgaaaaatcacaTGGATAAAATCCCTAAGAAACCTCCCATGCCATGCTCTTAGACCCATTTTAATGAGTGATATCTGAGAAAGCACATCAGAACAGAATCCTTTTTAgacaaacagtggctgacttaaagTGTGACAGAGAAGGGACAAAGGAGAACTAAAGGACAGAGGAGAATGTCCTAAAACTACCCACGAAACTGAGCTTGAGTTATCAGGCTACGGAAGAGCTGAATGTCTGTCAGTTCCGGCCGCTGACTAAACTATCCTCAATCAGGCCTTGGGACAgtgtcttcaagattttgaagcAATAAATTGACTCTGTTCCTCTAAGTTTGCTCATTGTGAAGTGCTCACAGCTGGTCTGGAATTAAATAGTCTCCCTCAGAAAACCATGGGGAGTGTATATATTCAGAACAGCCAGTATGAAAGCAGTGAGATCCAGAAAAATTCCACAACAACCCATGTTCCTCACTCCAAGCCCTCTGAGACTTGTGGTGCCTCTTCCATCAATGTATACCCCGTacgctgttgttgtttagtcgctaagtcatgtccagctcttttatgactccatggactgtagcctgccaggctcctctctgcatgggaattcccaggcaagaatactggaataggttatcatttccttctccaggggatcttcccaacctagggatcgaacccaaatctcctgcattggcagccaggttctttactattgagtcacctgggaagccctgtacctCATACAGAGACTTTCAAAACTTTCTACCATTCTTGCTAGTGCTTCCCTTGGCACAAAAATACCAACATTGGTGCCACCAAGTGAAAATCATCCTCAGACAATATCGAGGAGATACTTGGAGGAGTTTTCAGGGGAGAGAGATTTTCCCATCTTGAGGAGAAAACTGGGTCCATGTTCATGTGGATCTGCTCTCACAGAGGTGCTGTCTTATTTTGCTTTAAACTTTAAGCAGGACAGATTGCTGCAGCCATGATATTTAaggtttgactttttaaaaatctcattactCTTAAAATGAATGCTGCCACATCAGAGAATAACCCAGGGAGGAAATTCTTCCTTGCCTGTTTTTACACTGAAATGCAATTAGCCAGCCAAATTATTGTCGCCAATCCtgcaattataattaattttcacCCTTTTCAAAAATCTTGTCAAACCAGGCAGATAAATAGCTTAGCAAATGTAAAACATGCCGGGCCATCTCCTCTACATGGACCTTACCGAGTCAGGCCATGTGTATCACTCTAATCTGAATGGGAGCTTATTTGGGGGGAGGCCTTGCACTTGTACAGATGTGGTACTTGTTATTCCATGGCAGTAGCTTCGCTTCAGGTTGTGGTGAATAATGATAGAGTTTTGCATAATTTCAAATTAGAGTGTGTGTGCGCGCGGGCGTGTGCGTTCATGTTCGAAACATTTCCAATTATACTTGTCtgttaaacacttaaaaaaaaaaatcttagacaATTTTATTGCCTaaggcatttaaaatattttataaagcacATTATTCCTTTTGTGAAGATTTTAGGTGAAAGATGTgcatttcatgtgtgtgtgtgtgtgtgtctctgtgggtACGCGCGTGCGCGCACGCAGGCACATGCGTACTTCTTGGCAGCGCAGTGGGAAGAGCCTTTGAAAGTGGCTGGGAATGTGTCAGCTCTTGCATTTGCTTTGTTTCTAATGCCTTCCCAGTTTCGTAGCACTGAGGAAGGACCCACCCCAGGCAGCAGGGTGCACCCTGGAGGCAGCTGGGGGGCCGGTGCTGGGGTTCTAGACCTGCCCGCTGTCAGGCGCTGACTGGGCCCGCCCAGCCAGCGCAGGCTCTGCTCCCCGTGACTTGAGAGGACAGGCCTGGCCAGCGGGCCCGCCGGGCGGGCAGTGGGCATCCTGAGCGCCTGGTGCGGTGCCCGCCACGGCTCCACGCACTCCGTCACTTCTCGTCAGCAGGGCTATCTGCTGTTTTCCTTTACAGCAGGAGAAAGGAGTGGGACGCTCCTCAAGAGAGACAAAGAGGATAGTAAAATACACTGGGAAGGAAGACCGAGCTGAGGTAGGTGTATGTGAGGAGGAAACAGCAGGAGAGGAAGCCAAAAGTGACTGTCTTAGAAAGCGGACAGCACCTCTTCCAACAGGCCCAACTCTTTCAGCTACAATTAcctatttttgtatttatgtgcTGTATGGAATATGGAatacttctcttttttaattaaaattattttttttattactttctgaGATGgttttaaggaaaattttattaTAGCTCTGAAGATGATTGGAAATGCCCAGAAGTGACCAGGGACTCAAATTTAGTCATTGTCAGAAGGTCTCGAAAGATGGAgacactttgttttctttctaaagaaCCAGACAGGTTTCCATCCATGTGAGAAGGTGAGTTGTGATGTTTGCTCTGACCGGTGCTTTTTCAGCTCTTCTCTGATGGGCTTAGAGGCGGAGGAGAGACTCACTTTCCCCCCTTACACCTCAGATAACAAGACagaagaaggggaaggaggagatgaTTTTTGGTTAGGGAGAGGGATGAACGCCTGTCTGTGGGCGGGGTTTATCTGTAGTTACTAACACACTCCAAGAAGTAACACAGTCCTGCTGTAGTCTTGCCGCATGCCGCAGCCCCAGTGGCAGAAGGCTGCGCTGAGAAAACGGGTGCTGAGCCCGGCAGATGGTCAGCCATCTAGCGGTGCGGAGAGTCCCGCTCCCAGCTCGTGAGGTCAC comes from Dama dama isolate Ldn47 chromosome 28, ASM3311817v1, whole genome shotgun sequence and encodes:
- the SCML4 gene encoding sex comb on midleg-like protein 4 isoform X4; this encodes MNRYGLDPSSPTFSHRSSLPTSSSLYCKRQNSGDGHLGGGSATTVGGPRTSPMSSGGSSAPGLRPPGSSPKRNGTSLEGNRCASNLPPDRQDARQPRSRNPSSWSVEDVVWFLKDADPQALGPHVELFRKHEIDGNALLLLKSDMIMKYLGLKLGPALKLCYHIDKLKKDKF